The Aeromicrobium yanjiei DNA segment CACCGCAGGGGCGTCGACACCCAGGAGCAGTTCGAGGAGTTCATGGCCAAGCACGGCGACTACTTCCCCGAGCAGCCCGCCACGATCCAGGAGCTCCTCGACACCTTGGCGGCGCGGGCCGCCGCGGCACAGCGCATGCGCAACTCGATGACGGCCGAGCAGCGGGCCGAGCTCGACGCGCTCGCGCAGCAGGCGTTCGGCTCTCCGGAGCTGATGCAGTCGCTCGCCGAGCTCGACGCCAACCTGCAGTCCTTGCGCCCCGGGGAGGACTGGGGAGGCTCCGAGCGCATGGACGGCGACGAAGGGCTCGGGCTCGGCGACGGGACGGGGGTCTTCCAGGACATCGCCGACCTCGACGAGCTCGCGGAGCAGCTCGCGCAGTCGTACGACGGCTCCCGCATGGACGACATCGACCTGGACAAGGTCGCCCGTCAGCTCGGCGACGAGGCTGCGGTGGACGCCAAGACCCTCCAGGCCCTGGAGAGGGCCCTGCGTGACTCCGGGACGGTGAAGCGCGGCACCGACGGCCAGCTCAAGCTCACCCCCAAGGCGATGCGTCAGCTCGGCAAGGCGCTCCTGCGCGACGTGGCCGACAAGATGTCAGGACGGCAGGGCAACCGCGACCTGCGGCAGGCCGGCGCCGCGGGTGAGCGCTCGGGGGCGACCCGCGAGTGGGCCTTCGGGGACACCGAGCCGTGGGACGTCACCCGCACGATCACCAACGCGATCACCCGCACGGCCGGTGAGGGCGGCTCGACGGCCGCCGGTGTCCACATCGAGATCGGCGACGTCGAGGTCCAGGAGACCGAGGCCCGTACGCAGGCCTGTGTCGCGCTCCTGGTCGACACCTCCTTCTCGATGGCGATGGACGGACGCTGGGTCCCGATGAAGCGCACCGCCCTCGCGCTGCACACCCTCATCACGAGCCGCTTCCGCGGCGATGACCTGCAGCTCATCGGCTTCGGGCGCCACGCGGAGGTCATGGACATCGAGCAGCTCACCGGGCTCGACGCGATGTGGGACAAGGGCACCAACCTGCACCACGCGCTGCTGCTCGCCAACCGGCACTTCCGCAAGCACCCCAACGCCCAGCCCGTGCTCCTGATCGTCACCGACGGCGAGCCGACCTCCCACCTGGAGTCCAGTGGCGACGTGTTCTTCAGCTATCCACCGCATCCCGTGACCGTCGCGCTCTCCGTGCGCGAGCTGGACAACTCGATGCGCCTGGGCGCCCAGACCACGTTCTTTCGTCTGGGGGAGGACCCGGGCCTCGCCCGATTCATCGACTCGATGGCACGGCGTGCGGGCGGGTCGGTCGTCGCGCCCGAGCTCGACGACCTCGGTGCCGCGGTGGTGGGCTCCTATCTCGGATCGCGCGATCCCGGCTCCTGGGCCGGTTGACCGACGGTCGGCTGGGTACCTGCGAGCCATGAGTGACTACCAGAGCGAAGAGATCGAAGCCATCCAGTTCGTCGTCAACCGCGTCTCGGCGTACCAGGACGGTGCCGAGGAGGGATTCGTCGAGAAGGAGCTGCGCAAGGGCTTCGACGAGGCCGAGATCCAGGTGGCTCCCGAGCACGTCGACAAGCTCGCCGCGGCCATCTACGACAAGGACGGCGACGTGTCGGCGGTCGACGTGCTGAGTGCATGACGACCCGCGACGAGCACGTCGAGAAGCTGGTCGAGCTGACCAAGGACTCCCGGTTCTGCATGTTGACGACCGTCGACTCCGACGGCTCGCTCGTCAGCCGACCGATGTCGCGCCAGGAGGTCGACCTCGACGTCGAGATGTGGTTCATCGCGACGCGCGACTCCCGCAAGGCCCAGCACCTGCGTGCCAACCCGACGGCCGCCGTGACTGTCTCCACCGACAGCTCGTGGGTGTCGCTGTCGGGCACCGCTGAGATCGTCGACGACACCGCCAAGCTGGAGGAGCTGTGGAGCACCTTCGCCGAGGCCTGGCTGCCTGAGGGCCCGAAGGACCCCAACGCGGTCCTGGTGCGGTTCGACGCGAGCACCGCGGAGTACTGGGACAACCCCGGCGGACGTGTCTCGACGCTGATCAGCCTCGCCAAGTCCAAGCTCACCGGCAAGCCCTATGACGGCGGCGAGAACGAGGTCGTCACCGGGCTCTGACCGGACCGGCGACCTACGTGAGGTCGTCGTGCACGCCGCTGACCCAGTCGGCGTGCCGGTCCGCCGACCAGCGCATGATCGCCTGGGCGTCGGCGGCGATCAGGTTGCGGCCGAAGTTGCCATAGACCCGGTCGAAGGCGAACGCCTCGAGGTGTGTGGTGACCCGCTGGGCCACGGCACCGGAGAGCGGGAGGCGGTTGGGGAAGCTGCGCATGAAGCTGAACGAGCGGCGGTCCGGGTTGGGCGCCACGGTGTCGCCGGCCAGGAGCACACCCTTTCCCTCGGCTCCCGCTGCCCAGTGGGCCACGGCGCTGCCGGGGAAGTGACCGCCCGGCTGGGTCAGGGTGACCCCGGGCAGGATCTCGACGTCGTCGGCCCAAGTCTCGATGATCGCGTCGGGGCGGGCGACCCAGCGTTGATCGGCCTCGGCGACCAGCACCGCTGCGCCACCGAGGCGTCTGCTCCACTCCACCTGCACGCCGAACATGTGCGGGTGGCTCGCGACGATCGCCCGCACCTCGCCCAGGGCGCGGACGCGACGAGCGATGTCGTCGTCGACGAATCCGACGGGGTCCCACAGCAGATTTCCGTCCGGGGTCCGCACGAGCTTCGCCTGCTGGCCGATGCCGACGTCGGGCGACGTCGTGATGCCCCAGAGATCAGGCTCCAGCTCGACCAGCTCGGCGCGAAACCCCTCATCGGTCATCTGGTCCAGCGTGGTCCACTCCTGACCACCGGCGGGGACGTACTGGCGCTCGTCGTCGCAGATCGCGCAGACGTCGACCCGGTCGGCGTGCTCCACGGCGCAGGTGCGACAGATCCAGAACTGCTCCGCGGCATGGCCCATGTGGTCAGGGTAGGTCAGGCCGGCGGCGTGGTCAGCCGTCCGACGTCCTCCGGCCGGCGGGGACGAGGTGTCGCGTGGACCGTGGGCGGCAACCCCCACTCGTCCTTGCCGAGGCGCGAGACGGGCTGAAGACGCGCCATCTCCGGGTGTCCATCCACCAAGGCGTAGTCGTCGACCGTGATCGCGACGACGGCGCCGAGCACCAGCACGGAGTCACCGAGCTCGATCGTGGAGTGCAGCCGGCACTCCAGCGAAGCGGGCGATCCGGCGACACGCGGCGGGGCGACGCTGTCGCTGGGCTCCATCTCGATGTCGAGCCGGACAGCCTCGTTGTCGCCGGGTGCGAACGGTGCGCTGCTCGCGTTGATGAGGTCGAGCTGGGGCAGCGTCGCGAGGTTCACGACGAACTCCTCGGTCGCCAGCACGTTCGCGAGCGTGTCCTTGCGGCCGACCGAGGTCCACGAGACGATCGGCGGGTTCGCACACGCGACGCTGAAGAACGAGTGCGGCGCGAGGTTGCCGACGCCCTCCGCGGACAGCGTCGAGATCCAGGCGACCGGGCGGGGGACGACAAGGGCGGTGAGCAGCCGGTACGACTCGACGTCGGGGTCTGCGGTGTGAAAGACGGTGCGCATCGCCCCATCCTTGCCTGAGGAGCCGGGAACGGCACGTCGCATCTGCGCCCGCGTGAACCCCCCATCAAGGCGATCCGAGGCCGTATCGTGATCCCGGGTGCTCCATCGGGCCCGGCACGCACCCGCACGACGTCCGAGATCGAGGTGACCCCCATCGTGTCCCAGGCAGGCTCCGCGACCGGGACGACGGTGCGCCCGCGGGTCCAGGCATCGCGCTGGTGGGTCCCGACGTGGGCAGTGGTGGTGGTCTTCGGTGCGGTCGCCCTGTGGCGCTCACGCCAGGTCGACGTGCCGTTCCGTGATCCCGACGGGCGGGTCTTCATGTCCCGCATCGCGCTCTCGCTCGGGATCCTCGTCGTCCTGATCGTCCTCGACGGGGTCGTCCGGGCCCGGCGCGGCGGCTGGAGCCTGCGTCGTACGCGGGAGGCCATCTCGACGCGGTGGACGCGGGACCGGGTGCTGCTCGCGGTCACCGGCCTCCTGGCGTACCACCTCGTCTACACGTCCTACCGCAACCTCAAGAGCTGGAACGCCTTCCGGACCCAGCACGACGACGCGCTCGTCGACAGCGACCGATGGCTCTTCTTCGGCCACAGCCCGGCGGTGCTGCTGCACGACCTGTTCGGCCGGGACGTGGCCCCGCACGTCTTCCGGGCGATCTACGAGTCGTTCTCGGTCATGGTGCCGATCTCGTTCGTCGCCGCCCTCGTCCTCGCGCCGCGGATCCGTGAGGGCTACGTGTTCCTCACCTCCGCGATGTGGGTCTGGATCCTCGGCGTCGCGTCCTACTACCTGATCCCGGCGATCGGCCCGTTCGACGCCGTGCCGCAGGAGTTCGCGGGGCTGGACCGCACGAGCGTCACCGCGACCCAGGCCACGTACATGGCCGAGCGCTCCGAGCTCCTCCTCGACCCGGGCACGGCCGGCTCGTTCGCCAGCATCGGTGCGTTCGCGAGCCTGCACACCGGCTTCACGTTCCTCGTCCTGCTGATGCTGCGCTACTACGGCCTGCGCCGGGCCGCGAACCTCATGGTCCTCTACCTCGTGGCGGTCATGGTGTCCACGATCTACCTCGGGTGGCACTACGTGCTCGACGACGTGGCCGGCCTGGCCATCGCCTGGGCCGCGGTGCGCCTCGGCCGCCTCACGGTCCACCCACCCGGGAGGTCCGCGGCGTGACGGTGCTCGACGAGCGGGTCGAGGTGCCGACCCCGCGGACGCGCGACTCGCTGATCCGGTGGTGGCTGCTGTGCGCCGGCGTCGTCGTCCTGCTGCGCACCCCGTTCATCAACGTCCCCCTGGGCATCGACGAGGGCGGCGGCTCGTTCGTCGCCCGTGCGTGGGGCTCGACGGACGGCTCGATGTATGGCGGATCCTGGCTCGACCGCCCACCGCTGCTGGTTCTGGTCTACAAGATCGGCGTGCTCGGAGGTGATCTCGGGGTGCGTCTGGTCGGGATGGTCGCGGCGGTCCTGCTCGTCGCGGGGACCATGGCGATCGCGCAGCGCATCAGCGGGGCCCGGGCGGCGCGCATCGCGGGCATCCTGACCGCCGTCATGACCTCGTCGGTCGTCCTCGGGGCGGTGTTCACCGACAACGAGCTCATCGCGAGCGTCCCCGCGACGTACTCGATCCTCGCCCTCATGCGGGCTCGCGACGCGGTCGTGCCCCACCGGTGGCTGTTCGTCTCGGGCGCCCTGGCCACGTGTGCCCTGTTGGTCAAGCAGTCGTTCGCCGAGGTGCTGGTGGCCGGTGCGGTGTTCCTGCTCGTGAGCGGGGTGACCCGGGCGCGCTCTGACTTCCGCTGGTCCTGGCTCGGCTGGTGGCTCGGCGGTGTGGCGACGCCGGTCCTGGTGACGTTCGCGTGGTTCGAGGCGTACTCGGTCGGCGTCAGGGGCTTCGTGTACGCCGCCGCGGGCTTCAGGCTCGACAGCATCGCCGAGATCACCGGCGCTCCACAGGGGGCCGGCTTCATGCTGGTGCGCCTCGGGCTGCCGATCCTGATCGTCTCGGGCTGCGTGTTCCTCGTGCCGTGGTCCGTGGCCTGGTTGGTGCGCCGCCGGGCCGACCCGCAGCTCGTGCTCCCGCTGACGGCGTGGCTCGCGTTGGGATTCCTCGCGGTCGCGGGCGGAGGCAACTACTACCCCCACTACTTCATCCAGCCCGTGGCCGCACTGGCGGTGCTGTCGGGCTGCGCCCTGGCCGTGACGGGACGTCGCATCCTGGCCAGTGCGACCGCGGCGCTGGTCCTCGTGCTCGCGGTCGGCAACGTGGCCGTGGGCACGACCCTGCAGACCGTCAACCCTCCGCAGCAGCGGACCCTGGCGGTCGCGGACTACCTGCAGAGCAATGCGCGCCCCGACGACACCCTCTACGTGCTGTACGCCCGTGCGAACCTGCTCTACTACGCGGACATGACCACCCCCTACCCGTACTCGTGGACGCAGATGGTCCGCACCGTGCCGAACGCCGAGGAGCGGCTGCGCGACATGCTGCGCTCCACGAGTCGCCGTCCCACCTGGATCGTGGAGTGGCAGGAGGCGACGATCTTCGGGATGGACGCGTCGGGGGAGACCCGCCGACTCATCGCGAAGCACTACGTGGGGGTCGACGAGATCTGCGGCAAGCAGGTGCTCATCCGGCGGGACGAGGCTGCCCGCACGCTGCGCAAGTCCTCGCACGGGGAGTGCGCCACGCTCGACCTGCCGAGGCACCTCGGTCCGAGCGAGTCACGAACGCCTGAGGACAGCGCCGACTACCTCTGGCAGTGACGGGGACCGCCGATCCCCGGACCAGCGGGGCGAGGCAGAAAACTGTCCGCCCGGAATACGATCATGACGTTGAGCGCTGCAACCAAGCAGCACGAACTCGCCCCGGCCCGGCCATGTGTGGGCTCCGCCGCCGCGATCCCCACTCGACTCATCCCCCGAGGACATCCGATGACTGCTGCTGACCCCATGCTGCCCGAAACGGAGCGAGAGCCCGATCCCCGACGATGGCTGGCGCTCGGCGTCATCGCGATCGCCCAGCTCATGATCGTGCTCGACGCCTCCATCGTGAACATCGCCCTGCCGTCGGCCCAGAAGGATCTGGGCATCAGCGACGCCGACCGCCAATGGGTCGTCACGGCCTACACGCTCGCGTTCGGCGGGCTCCTGCTCCTCGGCGGCCGCATCGCGGACTTCGCCGGCCGCAAGCGCGTCTTCGTCGTGGGACTGATCGGCTTCGCCGTGGCGTCCGCCCTCGGCGGCATCGCGTCGACGGCAGGCCTGCTCTTCGCGGCCCGCGGGCTGCAGGGCCTCTTCGCGGCTCTCATGGCTCCCGCCGCGTTGTCGCTGATCTCGGTGACGTTCACCGAGTCCAAGGAGCGGGCGACCGCGTTCGGCGTCTTCGGTGCGATCTCCGGCGGCGGTGCCGCGATCGGCCTGATCGTCGGTGGCGTCCTGACCGAGTACGCGTCGTGGCGCTGGTGCCTCGGCGTCAACGTCCCGATCGCACTGGTCACCGCCTTCGCCGCGACGCGCGTGGTGCGCGAGAGCAAGGCCGAGGGCAACACCAAGTACGACATCCCTGGCGCGATCCTGGTGTCCCTCGGCCTCGTGTCGCTGGTCTACGGGTTCACCGAGGCCGCGAAGGAGAAGAACCCGGGCAAGAGCACCGAGGTGCTGGGCTGGACCGACAGCAGCACGATGACCTTCCTCGGCGTGGCCGTGGTCCTGCTGGTGGCGTTCGTCCTGTGGGAGCGCCGCACGGCGCACCCGCTGCTGCCCCTGCACGTGGCGCTCGACCGCAACCGCGGCGGCTCCTACCTGGTCTTCTTGTTCGTGGGTGCCGGACTCTTCGCGATGTTCCTGTTCCTGACGTTCTACTTCCAGTCGACGCTCGGCTACACCCCGCTGCGCTCGGGATTCGCCTTCCTGCCGTTCAGCATCGGCATCATCCTGGGTGCGGGCGTGATCTCGCAGGTGCTGCCACGCCTCGGCCCCAAGCCGATCATGGTGCCCGGGCTGGTGTCGGCCTCGATCGGCATGGTGCTGCTGACCCGGGTGACCGCCGACACCTCCTACTGGACGCACGTGCTGCCCTCGCTGGTGCTGCTCAGCGTCGGCATGGCGGCGGTGTTCATCCCGGCGTCGAGCACGGCCCTGGTCGGGGTCGGATCGCACGACGCCGGCGTCGCCAGCGCACTGCTCAACACCTCCCAGCAGGTTGGCGGCTCGCTCGGGACCGCGCTGCTCAACACGCTCTACGCGGGCGCCGTGACGGCCTACCTGACCGACAACATGCGCGGAGCGCGCAATCCCGACGCGGTGATGGCCGATGCGTTCGTCAGCGGCTACCACGTGGCCTTCTTCTGGGGAGCGATGCTGCTGGTGCTCGCCCTGATCACCGCGGTGACGCTGATCAATGCCAAGAAGGACGACATCCCGGCGGTCGAGGGAGCTGCGGCCGTCGCCTGACGCCAGGGTCACCTGGGGCTGATCGCGACCGTGCAGACCAGCCCCAGGTGGTCCGAGCTGTCCGGCTCGGTCATCTGCACGCGGCCGTCGATCGCGGTGACCCGGGGACCGAGGTAGATCGCGTCGAGATGGCGTCCGTTGCGCTTCAGCGGCTCGCCGATGCGGTGATGGACGTCGACGTCGACGTCCTGCACGTCGGTCGCGGCGCGCCAGTCGGTGTAGCCGGCCGCCTCCAGGATGCCGCGCGGTGTGTCGGCCCGCACCGCGATGTTGTTGATGTCGGCCGCCACGACGTCCACGGCGTGCTCCGCGCAGAGCTCGACGAGCCGGGTGGCCTGGAGCTGCCTGGAGGCCTCGGCCTTCTCGGGGGTCGTGTGCACCGAGGACGACAGGTGGGTCGTGGCCGCGACCCATTCCAGCCCCGTCGCCACGTGCTCGTAGCGGGCGATGAGCACGTGGCGCTGCTGGCGGGTGAACGTGCCGAGGGGGTGCTCGTGAGTCTCCAGGAGCCGATGGACGGCCGGATCGCTGTAGCCGTCGTTGTGGCCGTGGCGCGACCGCGCGACCTCCCAGCGGGGCAGGATGTGCGCCAGGCTGCGGCGCTCAGCGCGCCGGTTGACCTCGACGAGGAAGTACACGCTGGCCTGCATGCCGCCCGGTGCGTGCATCTCGCGCTCGAGCATCTCGGCCCGTCCCGGCCAGCGGTGGTGGGTGCGGGTCCAGTTGGACCCCAGCACGTTCTTGAACCCGAGGCGGAAGATCGCCGACATCCTGTGAGGCTAGCGGACCGCCGCGGTCGAGGTGTGGGTCCGGGGCAGAGCCAGTAGCGTCGAAGCTGATGACCTCCAAGACCCGCGGCCTCTCCCGACGCCTGATCGCGCTCGCCCCCCGTGAGCTGCGCGAGAAGGTGCCGCGCGACCACCTCGAGACCGATGCCGCGTTCCACCGTCGTCGCCGAGTCGTCGGGGGAGTCAGCATCGCAGGGGCGGCGCTCCTGGGCCGCTCGCTCACGACCGAGCCGGACTCCAAGGAGTTCTACGGGCTCACCCTCGGCGTCGCCGCCACCTGGACGGCCGGCGCCCTCGCGTCCGGCCCGTTGCACCGCGGCTGGGAGCAGGCCGACGACAACCTCCTCCGGCGGCCCCTCGTCACGCCGGTCGCCCTCGGCTTCGCGTCGTTCGGGGCGTTCTACGGCGCGGCGCTCGTGTGCCGCCGGGTGCCGGTCCTCAACCGTGCGCTCACCGACATCCTGGCGTTCGCCGACCAGGGGTCCGCGCCACTCGTCGCCGCGACGACGTTCGCGAACGGGGCGGCCGAGGAGGTGTTCTTCCGCGGCGCGCTCTACGCTGCGGCGGGCACCCGCCACCCGGTCGCCAAGTCCACCGCGATCTACACCCTG contains these protein-coding regions:
- a CDS encoding vWA domain-containing protein produces the protein MARQNRRLTRDARYGRYVDGPDPLAPPVDLTEALDAIGEEVMAGYSPERAMREFLRRGGKDQAGLDELARRVAERRRELAERHHLDGTLQEVKELLDRAVLAERKQLARDVDMDDGDRMLAEMQLDHLPASPAAAVSELGGYEWRSQEARADFERIKDLLGREMLEQRFAGMKDALENATDEDRAAIQEMLGDLNTLLDAHRRGVDTQEQFEEFMAKHGDYFPEQPATIQELLDTLAARAAAAQRMRNSMTAEQRAELDALAQQAFGSPELMQSLAELDANLQSLRPGEDWGGSERMDGDEGLGLGDGTGVFQDIADLDELAEQLAQSYDGSRMDDIDLDKVARQLGDEAAVDAKTLQALERALRDSGTVKRGTDGQLKLTPKAMRQLGKALLRDVADKMSGRQGNRDLRQAGAAGERSGATREWAFGDTEPWDVTRTITNAITRTAGEGGSTAAGVHIEIGDVEVQETEARTQACVALLVDTSFSMAMDGRWVPMKRTALALHTLITSRFRGDDLQLIGFGRHAEVMDIEQLTGLDAMWDKGTNLHHALLLANRHFRKHPNAQPVLLIVTDGEPTSHLESSGDVFFSYPPHPVTVALSVRELDNSMRLGAQTTFFRLGEDPGLARFIDSMARRAGGSVVAPELDDLGAAVVGSYLGSRDPGSWAG
- a CDS encoding pyridoxamine 5'-phosphate oxidase family protein: MTTRDEHVEKLVELTKDSRFCMLTTVDSDGSLVSRPMSRQEVDLDVEMWFIATRDSRKAQHLRANPTAAVTVSTDSSWVSLSGTAEIVDDTAKLEELWSTFAEAWLPEGPKDPNAVLVRFDASTAEYWDNPGGRVSTLISLAKSKLTGKPYDGGENEVVTGL
- a CDS encoding hydrolase, with product MGHAAEQFWICRTCAVEHADRVDVCAICDDERQYVPAGGQEWTTLDQMTDEGFRAELVELEPDLWGITTSPDVGIGQQAKLVRTPDGNLLWDPVGFVDDDIARRVRALGEVRAIVASHPHMFGVQVEWSRRLGGAAVLVAEADQRWVARPDAIIETWADDVEILPGVTLTQPGGHFPGSAVAHWAAGAEGKGVLLAGDTVAPNPDRRSFSFMRSFPNRLPLSGAVAQRVTTHLEAFAFDRVYGNFGRNLIAADAQAIMRWSADRHADWVSGVHDDLT
- a CDS encoding flavin reductase family protein; the protein is MRTVFHTADPDVESYRLLTALVVPRPVAWISTLSAEGVGNLAPHSFFSVACANPPIVSWTSVGRKDTLANVLATEEFVVNLATLPQLDLINASSAPFAPGDNEAVRLDIEMEPSDSVAPPRVAGSPASLECRLHSTIELGDSVLVLGAVVAITVDDYALVDGHPEMARLQPVSRLGKDEWGLPPTVHATPRPRRPEDVGRLTTPPA
- a CDS encoding phosphatase PAP2 family protein, whose protein sequence is MTPIVSQAGSATGTTVRPRVQASRWWVPTWAVVVVFGAVALWRSRQVDVPFRDPDGRVFMSRIALSLGILVVLIVLDGVVRARRGGWSLRRTREAISTRWTRDRVLLAVTGLLAYHLVYTSYRNLKSWNAFRTQHDDALVDSDRWLFFGHSPAVLLHDLFGRDVAPHVFRAIYESFSVMVPISFVAALVLAPRIREGYVFLTSAMWVWILGVASYYLIPAIGPFDAVPQEFAGLDRTSVTATQATYMAERSELLLDPGTAGSFASIGAFASLHTGFTFLVLLMLRYYGLRRAANLMVLYLVAVMVSTIYLGWHYVLDDVAGLAIAWAAVRLGRLTVHPPGRSAA
- a CDS encoding ArnT family glycosyltransferase, whose protein sequence is MTVLDERVEVPTPRTRDSLIRWWLLCAGVVVLLRTPFINVPLGIDEGGGSFVARAWGSTDGSMYGGSWLDRPPLLVLVYKIGVLGGDLGVRLVGMVAAVLLVAGTMAIAQRISGARAARIAGILTAVMTSSVVLGAVFTDNELIASVPATYSILALMRARDAVVPHRWLFVSGALATCALLVKQSFAEVLVAGAVFLLVSGVTRARSDFRWSWLGWWLGGVATPVLVTFAWFEAYSVGVRGFVYAAAGFRLDSIAEITGAPQGAGFMLVRLGLPILIVSGCVFLVPWSVAWLVRRRADPQLVLPLTAWLALGFLAVAGGGNYYPHYFIQPVAALAVLSGCALAVTGRRILASATAALVLVLAVGNVAVGTTLQTVNPPQQRTLAVADYLQSNARPDDTLYVLYARANLLYYADMTTPYPYSWTQMVRTVPNAEERLRDMLRSTSRRPTWIVEWQEATIFGMDASGETRRLIAKHYVGVDEICGKQVLIRRDEAARTLRKSSHGECATLDLPRHLGPSESRTPEDSADYLWQ
- a CDS encoding MFS transporter, encoding MTAADPMLPETEREPDPRRWLALGVIAIAQLMIVLDASIVNIALPSAQKDLGISDADRQWVVTAYTLAFGGLLLLGGRIADFAGRKRVFVVGLIGFAVASALGGIASTAGLLFAARGLQGLFAALMAPAALSLISVTFTESKERATAFGVFGAISGGGAAIGLIVGGVLTEYASWRWCLGVNVPIALVTAFAATRVVRESKAEGNTKYDIPGAILVSLGLVSLVYGFTEAAKEKNPGKSTEVLGWTDSSTMTFLGVAVVLLVAFVLWERRTAHPLLPLHVALDRNRGGSYLVFLFVGAGLFAMFLFLTFYFQSTLGYTPLRSGFAFLPFSIGIILGAGVISQVLPRLGPKPIMVPGLVSASIGMVLLTRVTADTSYWTHVLPSLVLLSVGMAAVFIPASSTALVGVGSHDAGVASALLNTSQQVGGSLGTALLNTLYAGAVTAYLTDNMRGARNPDAVMADAFVSGYHVAFFWGAMLLVLALITAVTLINAKKDDIPAVEGAAAVA
- a CDS encoding CPBP family intramembrane glutamic endopeptidase, with translation MTSKTRGLSRRLIALAPRELREKVPRDHLETDAAFHRRRRVVGGVSIAGAALLGRSLTTEPDSKEFYGLTLGVAATWTAGALASGPLHRGWEQADDNLLRRPLVTPVALGFASFGAFYGAALVCRRVPVLNRALTDILAFADQGSAPLVAATTFANGAAEEVFFRGALYAAAGTRHPVAKSTAIYTLATTATRNPALVMAGGVMGTLFGLQRRASGGIQAPLLTHLTWSALMLRFMPPLFRRDGHDEVDQDLPPRV